The Staphylococcus haemolyticus region TCGCGTATTAAAGAAATTAGATGGCGATAAGTTATCTATTCTCATAAGATAACCGTCACAAATCATACCAACTTCTAATTTGTTATCTTCATTCGCTTCATCTACAAGACGACTCACAACATTATAATGAACAATCTTATTGATTTTAGAAAGTTCCATTAAGTTATCAGTAACACTTAATGATGATGCCGCATTGGTACGTGTACGTATACGACGTTTTAATAGTACAGCTCTCGCACCAACAATCATACGACGTATCAATGACGCTTGACGATACACTTGTGTACGTTCTGCATAACGCATGTAGTTTTCTAATACACTCGCAGTTATTTCACCATCATCGGCAAGTCGTTCTAGTGTTTTCGTTTCAACCTTAAATGCTAAACTCTGTAATCTTTCGAGTTCTTTTGAGTTCTCATCATCCTTTTCAACAGATTTCAAGAACGTTAATTTATCGTGATATTCTTTAATGACATTACCATAACGATAACTTGTTTCAAATGATGAATGATGATTCAAGTAATCTATGACATGTTCAAGAATATATATTCTAGCTTCTTTAAAATTCATACTTCCAATCTTAGCCTTAGGTGCACTAGATGTTACAAACGGCAATACAACTTGTGCAATCACAAGACTTATAATAACCATACCTGATGAAATAAATAGTAAATCATTACGATATGTAAACGCATGATGATCTGCTAAAAAGTATGGTAATGTTAATGCGATTGCTAACGAAATAGTTCCGTGCACGCCACATAGTGTCATGATAAGCGCATACATGCTTCGTTTAGGTGGTTTCTCTTTCTTCTTGTCCTCCCCTTCTTCATTCATTAATTTTTGGAAAGGACTGACAGATAAATAGAATAGAGGATAGAGCACATACACCCATATAAATCTAAATAAGTATACCGCTAACGCAACGAGTGCTGTTATCACAACTAAGAACAATAAATTGTGTGGTTCAGTTTTTACAATATTTCCAATTACTTCTGGAACTAAAAATCCTAATATTGAAAAAACAAAACCATTCAATGCATATCCTAGAATGTTCCAAGTGTGATTGTAACTCATTTGAAGTCGAGTACGTGTTTGAGCGATACGATCACGTTCAAAACCATGAACTAAACCTGCTACAACGGCAGCAATAATACCTGACGCATGAAACATTTCAGCAACAAGATACGTAACAAATGGCGTTAATAGTTGTAAAAAAGTAAACATATTAATATTTTCTATGCCACGTCTTGTAAGTGTTAAACGGAATCTAACAAGCGCGATACCAATAAGTAAACCAATAATCGCACCACCGATTGACGCGATTAGAAATTGTTGCACCGCTTCAAATAGTGAGAATGAACCAGTAATTAAAACACCTACCGCTATTTTGAATGAGATGATACCTGCTGCATCATTAAGTAACGATTCACCTTCAAGAATAGTCATAGCACCTTTAGGTAAAACCTTACCTTTTGTAATAGCTTGCACTGCCACAGCATCAGTTGGACATAATATTGCGGCTACGGCAAAAGCTGCACCAATAGGAAGTGTCGGCCAAATCCAATGAATAAATAGACCTACACCAATAACAGTTGTAATAACAAGTCCTAAGGCCATTAACATCACTGGTTTAATATAACGACGTAAATGAGCTCTCGAAACGTTAACACCTTCCACAAAAAGTAACGGTGCAATCGTTGCTACCATAAAGAGTTCCGAATCGAAGTTAAATTCTACAGGTACTGGCGTTAAAAAGAGGAGCATTCCTAAAGCAATTTGAATGAATGCCAGAGGCACTTTGGGTAAAAAAGTATGAACAAAGGAGCTTACAATAACTACGGCTAGAAATATGAGAATCGTTTCAAATATTTCCAAACTTCCACCCCATTTTATACTTCATATTTAATTGGAGAAATAAGACTTGCCTAATATAAAAATAAGTTTGATGTCTATTTATATCCTGATAAAATACATCTTAAACTCACAATCGGTTAATTATAATTTTACCATTAAAGTTACAATGAATTAACTAACTTGCATTCATTTCTAAACCATTTTAATTAAATTGAAGCCGTTGTAACCTATTTCCAAACCATACATACATTTCATTCCCTATTACAATAAAATTCAGTAATGGTTTGAAATAGCGGTCCTTCCTCTTCTTTTATAAACGGAAGATTAATTTAGTTGACGTATTTTTAATCTTTACTAAAATTTTAACCGTATAAAAATTTCTATTTTAA contains the following coding sequences:
- a CDS encoding cation:proton antiporter, translating into MEIFETILIFLAVVIVSSFVHTFLPKVPLAFIQIALGMLLFLTPVPVEFNFDSELFMVATIAPLLFVEGVNVSRAHLRRYIKPVMLMALGLVITTVIGVGLFIHWIWPTLPIGAAFAVAAILCPTDAVAVQAITKGKVLPKGAMTILEGESLLNDAAGIISFKIAVGVLITGSFSLFEAVQQFLIASIGGAIIGLLIGIALVRFRLTLTRRGIENINMFTFLQLLTPFVTYLVAEMFHASGIIAAVVAGLVHGFERDRIAQTRTRLQMSYNHTWNILGYALNGFVFSILGFLVPEVIGNIVKTEPHNLLFLVVITALVALAVYLFRFIWVYVLYPLFYLSVSPFQKLMNEEGEDKKKEKPPKRSMYALIMTLCGVHGTISLAIALTLPYFLADHHAFTYRNDLLFISSGMVIISLVIAQVVLPFVTSSAPKAKIGSMNFKEARIYILEHVIDYLNHHSSFETSYRYGNVIKEYHDKLTFLKSVEKDDENSKELERLQSLAFKVETKTLERLADDGEITASVLENYMRYAERTQVYRQASLIRRMIVGARAVLLKRRIRTRTNAASSLSVTDNLMELSKINKIVHYNVVSRLVDEANEDNKLEVGMICDGYLMRIDNLSPSNFFNTRAEDSITKIKLNALREQRRVLSSLTDDGEITESTALKLREAINYDEMVIVDSLTD